In Variovorax paradoxus, a single genomic region encodes these proteins:
- a CDS encoding RNA polymerase sigma factor, producing MTLDTQAIRNAPDRFSGLLSSFPSRTPLPLAWRAFEERIERIELLAEPEPRTPLPKAKSAAPEVDLQAHLAANYQALHRRLERQLGCADLASECLHDAWLRLGERQPRETPANPDAYIYRVACNLAMDGMRERKRWMGLNEDCEDVDVIADLQPGPDMIAEARSEVAAVDRAMQGLPGRHRAVLVALRWHEMSRQEVARRHGVSLRKVDTALRQALGVLR from the coding sequence ATGACCCTCGACACCCAGGCGATTCGCAATGCGCCGGACCGGTTCTCCGGGCTGCTTTCATCGTTTCCATCGCGCACGCCGCTGCCGCTGGCATGGCGGGCGTTCGAGGAGCGCATCGAACGCATCGAGCTGCTGGCGGAGCCCGAGCCGCGCACGCCGTTGCCGAAAGCGAAGTCGGCCGCTCCCGAGGTCGACTTGCAGGCGCACCTGGCGGCGAACTACCAGGCGCTGCACCGCCGGCTCGAGCGCCAGCTCGGCTGCGCGGACCTGGCAAGCGAATGCCTGCACGACGCATGGCTTCGGCTGGGCGAACGGCAGCCCCGCGAGACGCCCGCGAACCCCGACGCCTACATCTATCGCGTGGCCTGCAACCTCGCGATGGACGGCATGCGCGAGCGCAAGCGCTGGATGGGTCTGAACGAAGATTGCGAAGACGTCGACGTGATCGCCGACCTGCAGCCCGGCCCCGACATGATCGCGGAGGCGCGCTCCGAGGTGGCGGCAGTCGACCGTGCGATGCAGGGCCTGCCGGGGCGCCACCGCGCGGTGCTGGTCGCGCTGCGATGGCACGAGATGTCGCGGCAGGAAGTGGCGCGGCGCCACGGCGTGTCGCTGCGCAAGGTGGACACAGCGCTCAGACAGGCCCTGGGCGTGCTGCGCTGA
- a CDS encoding transposase → MMKWMSPLRVTMQELDAKLSKIVERAREQPVAVNRYGSPWVWIVSHHAWVQADNLRALVPRGHPLVPLRDQVEDALRYERDLLADLERQHGITVGAATLFKCLMLQIIYSLEDGEKVHESLTYNMLFRWFAGFEKFADELPARAQFTHELNAVGADARAVRIITRCLSHSFLPESGDGDFRVNRGLLHALSAWASAAPGTVGPDARPHAVAR, encoded by the coding sequence ATGATGAAGTGGATGTCGCCCCTGCGGGTCACGATGCAGGAGCTGGATGCCAAGCTCTCGAAGATCGTCGAGCGCGCACGCGAGCAGCCGGTGGCGGTCAACCGCTACGGCTCGCCCTGGGTCTGGATCGTGAGCCACCATGCCTGGGTGCAGGCCGACAACCTGCGCGCGCTGGTGCCGCGTGGCCACCCGCTGGTGCCGTTGCGCGACCAGGTGGAAGACGCCTTGCGCTACGAGCGCGACCTGCTGGCCGACCTGGAGCGCCAGCACGGCATCACGGTCGGCGCGGCCACGCTGTTCAAGTGCCTGATGCTGCAGATCATCTATTCGCTGGAAGACGGCGAGAAGGTGCACGAGAGCCTCACCTACAACATGCTGTTCCGCTGGTTCGCGGGCTTCGAGAAGTTCGCCGACGAGCTGCCGGCACGGGCCCAGTTCACGCACGAGCTGAACGCGGTGGGGGCCGATGCGCGCGCGGTACGCATCATCACGCGCTGCCTGTCGCACTCGTTCCTGCCGGAGTCGGGCGACGGCGATTTCAGAGTCAATCGCGGCTTGTTGCATGCGCTCTCGGCCTGGGCGTCCGCCGCGCCCGGCACGGTGGGGCCGGATGCAAGGCCGCATGCCGTGGCGCGCTAG
- a CDS encoding type II secretion system protein N, with product MIFQLKPSAASAKYIVHAAGLLLVVAGLVTWGKLLTRPAQQATAAPAQGSQADPAGDALAAWFGPGELRANVAVKGLIKGTGQGVAVLAVNDAAARPYRVGETLTRSVTLKSIEADGVMIDKAGITERIAAPVLPQPATPGIARPAR from the coding sequence GTGATCTTTCAGCTCAAGCCGTCCGCCGCATCCGCGAAGTACATCGTTCATGCGGCGGGCCTGCTGCTCGTCGTGGCGGGCCTCGTGACCTGGGGCAAGCTGCTGACCCGGCCTGCGCAACAAGCGACCGCCGCACCGGCACAAGGCTCGCAAGCGGACCCCGCGGGCGACGCGCTCGCCGCATGGTTCGGCCCCGGCGAGTTGCGCGCGAATGTCGCGGTCAAGGGGCTGATCAAGGGCACCGGCCAGGGCGTGGCCGTGCTGGCCGTCAACGATGCCGCGGCGCGGCCCTACCGCGTCGGCGAAACGCTGACGCGCTCGGTCACCCTGAAGTCCATCGAGGCCGATGGGGTGATGATCGACAAGGCCGGCATCACCGAACGCATCGCCGCGCCGGTGCTGCCGCAGCCCGCGACGCCGGGCATCGCCCGGCCCGCGCGCTAG
- a CDS encoding prepilin-type N-terminal cleavage/methylation domain-containing protein: protein MNVRNRESGFSLIELMVVMVIVGIATAAISLSIAPDPAQELRRDAHELARHFAVAQNEVRVDGRVIAWQADSGGYRFARGSWQSVPGSAIPVVSTAGTLDTFARDDELRPRQWREGPVEVTPAQPVLLTSEPIGAEWQVALRRGDVTVIVRRDAAGSYEVR, encoded by the coding sequence ATGAACGTGCGCAACCGAGAGAGCGGCTTCTCGCTGATCGAGCTGATGGTCGTGATGGTCATCGTCGGCATCGCGACCGCGGCAATCAGCCTCAGCATCGCGCCCGATCCGGCGCAGGAACTGCGGCGCGATGCGCATGAGCTGGCCCGGCACTTCGCGGTCGCGCAGAACGAGGTGCGTGTCGACGGCCGCGTGATCGCATGGCAGGCCGACAGTGGCGGCTATCGCTTCGCGCGTGGGAGCTGGCAGTCGGTGCCCGGCAGCGCGATACCCGTGGTGTCGACGGCGGGCACGCTCGACACCTTCGCGCGCGACGACGAACTGCGGCCCAGGCAATGGCGCGAAGGGCCGGTCGAAGTGACACCCGCGCAGCCCGTGCTGCTGACCTCCGAACCCATCGGCGCCGAGTGGCAAGTGGCGCTGCGGCGTGGCGATGTCACCGTCATCGTGCGGCGCGATGCAGCCGGCAGCTACGAGGTGCGATGA
- the gspI gene encoding type II secretion system minor pseudopilin GspI — translation MRTPRYRIAGFTLIEVLIALTIVSVALAAIVRASSLTISNLGLLQQQSLAMLSAENRVAELRIAQSPMVLGTASTPCPQGGVRLVCRVETGAVADGLRNVTVDVYLAEDSGQRLASLQTRLAEPR, via the coding sequence ATGCGCACGCCACGCTACCGCATCGCCGGTTTCACGCTGATCGAAGTGCTGATTGCGCTGACCATCGTCAGCGTGGCGCTGGCCGCGATCGTGCGCGCGTCCAGCCTCACGATCTCGAACCTCGGGCTTCTGCAGCAGCAGTCGCTGGCCATGCTGTCGGCCGAGAACCGTGTGGCGGAACTGCGCATCGCGCAAAGCCCGATGGTGCTGGGCACGGCCAGCACGCCGTGTCCGCAGGGCGGCGTGCGGCTGGTCTGCCGGGTCGAGACCGGGGCCGTCGCCGACGGACTGCGAAATGTGACGGTGGACGTGTACCTGGCGGAAGACAGCGGGCAGCGGCTGGCCTCGCTGCAGACGCGCCTGGCGGAGCCTCGCTAG
- a CDS encoding prepilin-type N-terminal cleavage/methylation domain-containing protein: MQATREQQRGFTLIEVMIAIALMAVLSVMAWRGLDSVTRANAMLEQRTDNVARLMRALDQLERDVALRATTELPPSKAAGLLPAAMTARRQADLPFFVEIVRAAPAAPGYWQRVQWWQRGGVLYRAAGPAAASFPLPPPDEQARVVVLEDVSAFQLRAWEPGQGWRNLPAVAPARANATGLELALGMRAEGESGAQSFRRVFSLD; encoded by the coding sequence ATGCAAGCCACCCGAGAGCAGCAGCGCGGCTTCACGCTGATCGAAGTGATGATCGCCATCGCGCTCATGGCCGTGTTGAGCGTGATGGCTTGGCGCGGCCTCGACAGCGTGACGCGCGCCAACGCCATGCTCGAACAGCGCACCGACAACGTCGCGCGGCTCATGCGCGCGCTCGACCAACTGGAGCGCGACGTGGCCCTGCGCGCCACCACCGAACTGCCGCCGTCCAAGGCCGCCGGGTTGCTGCCCGCCGCGATGACGGCGCGGCGCCAGGCGGACCTTCCGTTTTTCGTGGAAATCGTGCGCGCCGCACCCGCCGCGCCGGGCTATTGGCAGCGCGTGCAATGGTGGCAGCGCGGCGGCGTGCTTTACCGGGCGGCGGGGCCGGCGGCGGCGTCGTTCCCGTTGCCGCCGCCCGACGAGCAGGCGCGCGTGGTGGTGCTGGAGGATGTGTCGGCGTTCCAGTTGCGTGCGTGGGAGCCGGGGCAGGGCTGGCGCAACCTGCCGGCCGTGGCACCGGCGCGCGCCAACGCGACCGGACTCGAGCTGGCGCTGGGCATGCGGGCCGAAGGGGAGAGCGGGGCGCAGAGCTTCCGGCGGGTTTTCTCGCTCGACTGA
- a CDS encoding protein tyrosine phosphatase, producing the protein MQKRIGVIFVSRRNSLRSILAEACLSHLDPKRFSVSSCGQPGHVGREFHPAAIGALHSASIPVPDRQPRSWDEVVRAHPSGADFVITLDAATESLQPPWPGQPDAALWAYPDVAAETDPEQVAHAAVQMLFSLRRRLELLVSLPMQGADRAAVRSDVRDLGYMR; encoded by the coding sequence ATGCAAAAACGAATCGGCGTGATCTTCGTCTCCCGGCGAAATTCACTGCGCAGCATCCTGGCAGAAGCATGCCTCTCGCACCTGGACCCCAAGCGGTTCTCGGTCTCTTCCTGCGGCCAGCCGGGGCACGTCGGGCGCGAGTTCCATCCCGCGGCCATCGGCGCGCTTCACAGTGCCAGCATTCCCGTTCCCGACAGGCAGCCGCGCAGCTGGGACGAGGTGGTGCGTGCCCACCCCTCCGGCGCGGATTTCGTCATCACGCTGGACGCCGCCACCGAGTCGTTGCAACCGCCCTGGCCCGGCCAGCCCGATGCGGCGCTGTGGGCTTACCCGGACGTTGCCGCCGAAACCGACCCCGAGCAGGTCGCGCATGCCGCGGTGCAGATGCTGTTCTCGCTGCGCCGCCGGCTCGAACTGCTGGTGAGCCTGCCGATGCAGGGCGCCGACCGTGCGGCAGTGCGCTCCGACGTGCGCGACCTGGGCTACATGCGCTAG
- a CDS encoding alginate O-acetyltransferase AlgX-related protein yields the protein MRGLLRWTTAGVLLASLGAAFIATLPNMPGALAGADASLLDDATARRALTKALVTTPLTETLARRQREASWLLLGDLGAEVHRGDDGWLFLDDELRVHPGRAANARDRAAAVAQISRALAARRIALLVAVVPDKTRIETAHLGRLRRAPELEARVREWTAMLDAAKVPVLDLSRTLAGTSPTPFLKTDTHWTEHGSQLAAQAVADRLRRMQVLDATPVPSVVASRKPVTERGDLVHLAGIDSLPPSLKPAPDTDWQSTVETRNESTDLFGNTALPSVVLIGSSFSHRANFLPFLQLASQSLVADFAMNGGDFSGAARRYFAGPAFADNPPRVIVWEVPERALESPIGQAERQWMRQPISPR from the coding sequence TTGCGTGGACTGCTCCGCTGGACCACGGCGGGCGTGCTGCTCGCATCGCTGGGGGCGGCGTTCATCGCAACCTTGCCGAACATGCCCGGCGCACTGGCCGGTGCCGACGCATCGCTGCTCGACGACGCTACCGCGAGGCGTGCGCTGACGAAGGCGCTGGTCACGACGCCGCTGACCGAAACGCTCGCGCGCCGCCAGCGCGAGGCAAGCTGGCTGCTGCTGGGTGACCTGGGCGCGGAGGTGCATCGGGGCGACGACGGCTGGCTTTTCCTCGATGATGAGCTGCGCGTTCACCCCGGCCGCGCGGCGAATGCGCGTGACCGCGCCGCCGCCGTCGCGCAGATCTCCCGCGCGCTCGCCGCCCGGCGCATCGCGCTGCTGGTCGCGGTCGTGCCGGACAAGACTCGTATCGAAACCGCCCACCTCGGCCGGCTGCGGCGCGCGCCCGAGCTCGAAGCCCGCGTGCGCGAATGGACCGCGATGCTGGACGCCGCAAAAGTGCCCGTGCTCGACCTCTCTCGAACGCTCGCGGGCACATCGCCCACGCCTTTCCTGAAAACCGACACGCACTGGACCGAGCATGGCAGCCAGCTCGCCGCGCAGGCCGTTGCCGATCGACTGCGCCGCATGCAGGTGCTCGATGCCACGCCGGTGCCTTCCGTGGTCGCGTCGCGCAAGCCGGTCACAGAACGGGGCGACCTCGTGCATCTGGCCGGCATCGACAGCCTGCCGCCGTCGCTGAAGCCAGCGCCCGACACCGACTGGCAATCGACCGTCGAGACCCGCAACGAAAGCACCGACCTGTTCGGCAACACCGCCTTGCCGTCCGTCGTGCTGATCGGCAGTTCGTTCTCGCACCGTGCGAACTTCCTGCCGTTTCTCCAGCTCGCCAGCCAGTCGCTGGTCGCCGATTTCGCGATGAATGGCGGAGATTTTTCCGGCGCCGCCCGGCGCTACTTCGCGGGCCCGGCCTTTGCGGACAACCCGCCGCGCGTCATCGTCTGGGAAGTGCCCGAGCGGGCGCTCGAATCGCCCATCGGCCAGGCCGAAAGGCAATGGATGCGCCAGCCGATTTCGCCCCGTTGA
- a CDS encoding MBOAT family O-acyltransferase, producing MVFASLEFLAVFLPAFLLLYALTPARAKNVVLLLASWLFYGWWSPLFLLLFIALTALAWAGGLLVERAGPNRRGMLVAFIVLNLGVLVWFKYANIVVETFNAALLHAGAMPVAWQRIALPIGLSFTVLQAISYLVDVHRGKFPAERRPIDFATYLAMFGHLVAGPIIRYDWVRQRLAHRAVHASAFATGARRFMIGMTMKVLVADTLSPVVEQVFSSTHPSLADAWLGCLAYTLQLFFDFAGYSAMAIGIGAMLGFRFPENFDRPYLARNLAQFWRRWHISLSSWLRDYLYVPLGGSRKGTRRTVLNLMLTMAIGGLWHGADSWNFLYWGLAQGMGLSVVHLCRARGLGLPAPLAHIATMLFVMLGWTLFRSPDFAVACDMLAGQFGAHGVALGAALSNMLRLPVVLAYLLGIAWVLAPAVVSARRHAGNAGAVLATLAPIAGFLLSLALVSSRGTVPFLYFQF from the coding sequence GTGGTTTTCGCATCGCTCGAATTCCTCGCTGTCTTCCTGCCGGCCTTTCTGCTGCTGTATGCGCTGACGCCGGCGCGCGCGAAGAACGTCGTGCTGCTGCTGGCGAGCTGGCTGTTCTACGGTTGGTGGAGCCCGCTGTTCCTGCTGCTGTTCATTGCGCTCACCGCACTCGCTTGGGCGGGCGGGCTGCTGGTCGAGCGCGCAGGGCCGAACAGGCGCGGCATGCTGGTGGCGTTCATCGTGCTGAACCTGGGCGTGCTCGTATGGTTCAAGTACGCCAACATCGTGGTCGAGACCTTCAACGCGGCCCTGCTGCATGCCGGCGCAATGCCGGTGGCGTGGCAACGCATCGCGCTGCCCATCGGGCTGTCGTTCACCGTGCTGCAGGCGATCTCCTATCTCGTCGACGTGCATCGCGGCAAGTTCCCGGCGGAACGCCGGCCCATCGACTTCGCGACCTATCTGGCGATGTTCGGCCACCTCGTCGCGGGGCCGATCATCCGCTACGACTGGGTTCGCCAGCGCCTCGCACACCGCGCCGTGCATGCCTCGGCATTCGCCACGGGCGCGCGCCGCTTCATGATCGGCATGACGATGAAGGTGCTGGTGGCGGACACGCTCTCGCCCGTGGTGGAGCAGGTTTTTTCGTCCACGCACCCGAGCCTGGCCGACGCATGGCTGGGCTGCCTGGCCTACACGCTGCAGCTGTTCTTCGACTTCGCGGGCTATAGCGCGATGGCCATCGGCATCGGCGCGATGCTGGGCTTTCGCTTTCCCGAGAACTTCGACCGGCCGTACCTCGCGCGCAACCTCGCGCAGTTCTGGCGGCGCTGGCATATCTCGCTGTCGTCCTGGCTGCGCGACTACCTCTACGTGCCGCTCGGCGGCAGCCGCAAGGGCACCCGGCGCACCGTGCTGAACCTGATGCTGACGATGGCCATCGGCGGGCTCTGGCATGGCGCGGACAGCTGGAACTTCCTGTACTGGGGGCTGGCGCAGGGCATGGGCCTGAGCGTGGTCCACCTGTGCCGTGCGCGCGGGCTGGGCTTGCCGGCGCCGCTTGCGCATATCGCGACCATGCTGTTCGTGATGCTGGGCTGGACGCTGTTCCGCTCGCCCGACTTCGCGGTCGCCTGCGACATGCTGGCCGGCCAGTTCGGCGCGCATGGCGTGGCGCTGGGGGCGGCGCTGTCCAACATGCTGCGGCTGCCCGTGGTGCTGGCGTATCTGCTGGGCATCGCTTGGGTGCTCGCGCCGGCCGTGGTCAGCGCCAGGCGGCATGCGGGCAATGCCGGGGCGGTGCTGGCGACCTTGGCGCCGATCGCCGGTTTTCTGTTGTCGCTCGCGCTGGTGTCCAGCCGCGGCACGGTGCCTTTCCTCTACTTCCAGTTCTGA
- a CDS encoding cell division protein FtsQ, with product MRRAALVVRRRALLGVLLPAVAGAAPQLYDTGPSQDLALVRFVNAGSNALTVQSGGPAKASVVVQPSAPITDYQPARSDAPVTGHWKSGQQQMAITLRVPSGGSASAVAWQGANGEIAGTSFIEPPPTFDPLRASLAFYNADARCTAAGLSAASGNAAIFEKQAALASARRAVNPVKLAVHATCNGQPVEGTVDLGSLQAGQRYSVFLVPAGKGSRLMGLQDRIAR from the coding sequence ATGAGGCGCGCCGCTCTCGTGGTGCGGCGCCGTGCGCTGCTCGGCGTGCTGCTTCCCGCCGTGGCCGGCGCCGCGCCGCAGCTGTACGACACGGGCCCCTCGCAAGACCTGGCGCTGGTGCGCTTCGTCAATGCCGGATCGAATGCGCTCACGGTGCAAAGCGGCGGCCCGGCCAAGGCGAGCGTGGTGGTGCAGCCTTCGGCACCCATCACCGACTACCAGCCGGCGCGCTCCGACGCCCCGGTCACGGGACACTGGAAGAGCGGCCAGCAGCAGATGGCGATCACGCTGCGCGTGCCATCGGGCGGCTCGGCGTCGGCGGTGGCATGGCAAGGCGCGAACGGCGAGATTGCCGGCACCAGCTTCATCGAGCCGCCCCCCACCTTCGACCCGCTGCGCGCCTCGCTCGCGTTCTACAACGCCGATGCGCGCTGCACCGCCGCGGGCCTCTCGGCTGCCAGCGGCAACGCGGCGATCTTCGAGAAGCAGGCAGCGCTTGCCAGCGCGCGCCGCGCCGTCAACCCGGTGAAGCTGGCGGTGCATGCCACCTGCAACGGCCAGCCCGTCGAAGGCACGGTCGACCTGGGCTCGCTGCAGGCGGGCCAGCGCTACAGCGTGTTCCTCGTTCCCGCCGGCAAGGGCAGCCGGCTGATGGGCCTGCAGGACCGCATCGCGCGCTGA
- a CDS encoding SGNH/GDSL hydrolase family protein, translating to MALAAAIAGLSILIIGDSHLSQPSYLMSSLHDDLQRQGAKVHSIGVCGVQPYDWTVSKPGSCGSAERIGNKPAVVSPGTRARTTAVAQLIKAEHPDLVLIVLGDTMAAYRQDDFPMNWVWQQVTALTGAISATGTRCAWVGPAWGQEGGQYGKTYARAETVSRFLATNVAPCTFIDSLEMSARGQWSTIDGQHFNASGYRAWGGAIAKAVARLPLAPATGAARP from the coding sequence GTGGCACTCGCAGCGGCAATTGCCGGTCTTTCCATCCTCATCATCGGGGACAGTCATCTGTCGCAGCCGAGCTATCTGATGTCGTCGCTGCATGACGATCTCCAGCGCCAGGGCGCGAAGGTGCATTCGATCGGCGTGTGCGGCGTGCAGCCTTACGACTGGACGGTGTCCAAGCCCGGTTCCTGCGGCAGCGCGGAGCGCATCGGCAACAAGCCGGCGGTGGTGAGCCCCGGCACCCGCGCCAGGACCACGGCGGTGGCGCAGCTCATCAAGGCCGAGCACCCGGACCTGGTGCTGATCGTGCTCGGCGACACCATGGCCGCCTACCGCCAGGACGATTTCCCGATGAACTGGGTGTGGCAGCAGGTGACCGCGCTCACCGGCGCCATTTCGGCGACCGGCACCCGATGCGCATGGGTCGGCCCCGCATGGGGGCAGGAAGGCGGCCAGTACGGCAAGACCTACGCGCGCGCCGAGACGGTGAGCCGCTTCCTCGCGACCAACGTGGCGCCCTGCACTTTCATCGATTCGCTGGAGATGTCCGCGCGCGGCCAGTGGTCGACCATCGACGGCCAGCATTTCAACGCGAGCGGCTATCGCGCCTGGGGAGGTGCCATCGCCAAGGCCGTCGCCCGGCTGCCCCTCGCACCCGCCACCGGTGCCGCGCGGCCATGA